GACAATACAATAATGTCCTATATAAAAAAACCCAAGAATTTGTTTAAAGATTTATAGAATAGTGTAAGTTTTGTTTACTTGATTTGTGTGTTTAAATTGGTCATTGATTTGTATGTTACATATTGGTGTGTACAGTAAAAATCACTTAGTAGGTCACCTGAATGGGCTggataattttgttatttgctatatacaaatatatgaatacaagtAAACAATtctcatttgtttttataacaattatacatacaatCATTAAATGCAATGTACTGTATTTATCAAAActgtaaatgtaataaataattttataatgattcaaaagattcatttttgtattatgcTAACTGATTGGTCTTGATATCAAATTATCCTATAATTTGGGTCTCTACATATAATGACTTTTGACTGGactaatagaaattaaattatgtgatttttattgtatatatatatatatatattattgtataatatgaatgatgTACAATGTGACccttactatttatttttgtggtactcaatttgtgtaatttagtcagtaaataattttaaatattttatttatttcatacttacaatttattattcatagtttttttaattatatatttctgaCCAACTGAGTttgaattgtatttgtatttgtgttgtttctattaaactatatacatCAATTCAAATtagaaacaatttattataaagagGATGAATAATGTgttttacctataattatgtatcaaaattttaatatataatttaagtaattatattttcattttatttatctttagacaaatacaatttaaaaaaaatataacatatatatagacttataaaaatattaagtaaataaaatatataaaagttgaataacatGTCAACCATTTCCTTTTCTTTTTAATCTCAATTATTTGTCATAAATTTTAATGCTTAATTAAAATAGTGATCATTCAGTATGTGATTTTACTGTTTGATTAACTAAATCATTGGTTGTGTTTTCTGTTTCTTCCACAGCATTAGATTTGTCCTTCAGTACTTTACCGCCAGTAAATCCTATAAAACGAAATGAAAATAACTTTTGTCAATTATTGtgtttaagttaaaaatgaaaataaaagtaataaatataagattattatagatattacctAGTACAAAGCAAGTAACAGTGGCAAATACTCCAACTTTAGCACCAGCCAAACATCCTAATGGACCTCCAACACAAGACCCAACCACAGCTCCAATAAGCGGATAAGACATTTTCTTCAATTTGGCTGCTTTGCGTAATGACTGTTCTGCTTGAATCACATTTTCATGTGTTGTCTCAACATGAGCATCAATTTTTTCGACATCTTCTTTTTGTTcctttaatttaagtataaaaaaaaaaaagcagataagtggatgtcgctctgttgtacagtagattacaagtcatcatataatggattgtattagacttgaattcaatgatataatatcattgtataagaaaaactattctgagcgggGACAGTTtgtcagttttgatattttatattgttattatttattttatcatataagttgaattaatgttataatattataattttttatttgtttctatggtgataaacaaagcgttagaaattaaaatcccatttttagcgtttttttgtaattttccggtggtttttcccgtggcattaaatattaactattgagaaaatagaaaaatgacatctctaaagtaccatcttgatccaatttgctaaaagataaggtactatatgttgaaatcgaaacactccttctggaagaaattttttatacaggatataaaaaaaaaaaaaaaataataaaataataaaggaaTCCAAGATTGACAGTATACAAAAATTGGATGTTAGGCATTTGTTACATTTCACTCACCTCGATGTATGACAGTgatgtcttattattataaatttgaaagtaataattgtatttaatatatgattctgagtggagtttATTTAAACCCATGGTTGCTGAAATTTCTTTAACATGTATCAAGGATAAAGGTttggtttttttacatttatgaaaactaccgacaaaataaagaaatttttCTTCAAAGTATCAATTAGACTCAATTACCAACTAATAGACAATACtacatgataatttaaaaaaatgttgactgcCTGAAAAAGGGtgcatggaaaaaaataacattgtgAAACCAATAAATTCTGTACTTTTCCCAGAATGTTTAATATCTAGATCAAACTACTGTTGTTTTCTTCTATAGTACAATCATTCAAAAAGTAGTTTACATGCacccaataaaaaattatagctGTTAATCAAATGCCTATatactcattataatttatggtacgtatatattttcttatagaaTCTAAATAAGTACGTATTTTATTTGGTAAGTGAATTTTTATGCTTAAGtagtagaaaataattattgaggaAAATTATACTAacaatgaacaataattattatagtacaattaataaataataatagatgaaAGGTAAGTTTGATTCTGATACATacatttactaatttactgAGATCTCGAAACAGATCTTGAATGCCTTGTATGTCTTtctcaacatttttaacatcgGATTCAATTGCTAACATTTTTTcctgtttttgtttttcttcttcaatagatattaaaaacaTGCGTTTTTGATTTTCTATTTCTAATTGTTCAGTGTTGTCTTTATAAGTTTCTTCTGGTACAGCACTAGatttgtattcatttaaatCTTCATCTATTCGagccataaataaataaaatatataaaacacaatagCAAATTGGTgtcgaaatattaaaaaaaaaattaggtacctacttctaaACATATCAATAGCTTCCAATATCAATTGTTTGCTTGGATTCATCGAGTTGTCAAAGGTCTGCAGATCGACATCAGCAACCTGATTTCTTAAGGTTTCCATCTCCCTGAGTAATGCTCTTGCGCGTCTGATGGATTGTGAGGCTTTCATTTGTAATTGACGCATACTGCTACGATTTTCTAAACGTCTTTGCTGTGTACAACAACAGTTACATAACGAcagaacaatacaaataatagctGTTGTCTGTACAAAACACTAACCTTGGCAAGATTGGATTTTAACGTTTTCAGTGTCTCCACTTGGTAAGGAATCGCGTTCTCGACAAAGTTTTTAATCGGTAGATCTAAATGACGAATCCTTTGCTTGGTCGTCCACAGGCTCGAACTCTCGGCCATGATTATTCTCCAGAATTAATTGTATCAGTTATTCAAGTCACTgctacctatgtaatatgtgAGATGTATAAATCCCACAGTGAGGACATTCGATCaaggggtaaaaaaaaaaacgattgaacaAGATATTATGTCGTTGAAACGCCAGTCTATAGAACAAAATACTGTACAGTTCACTAACTAAAAGGATATTAACTCTAAAATGGCGAGTCTTAAAAGTCGTCAGAGTATAAGTGCGTTACGCATTTTCACGGTTTCGCGAAGTCGACTGATGACTGTCGAAGACCTATAATAGCTGGTGGATAACTACGGGTCGGACGTGCACAAAGAATATTGAGAAATGATAAcagcaatatgttttattttttgtatttatcgtACCTATCAGTtgttttgtttacaaaataaatagtttttttttgcgtttACTTCTTGTCTCTAATATTCAGCTTTTCTTCTGCGTTATTGGTTGCCTTAATTTTTCGAGTTTCCAAACTTTTTTCACGGACTAGATTACGGAGTATTTCATAacgataataaatcattataatcaacatattattattattattttaacatttcaacaatttaaaacgattaaatgttgattttgattttcaaacggTTGTCGTTTATTACGTTAGTTGTTACGACCAAATAGGCTTATGTTCCACCGtcgacaatatatatatataccggtAATGTATACACCAAagaaaaccaatattataatattataatgatgtagttaaaataggtataacacattaattatattacagaaATACACGACGATATTATTAAGCGCGACCGTCGACAACTGATCGAGTCTCGCCGGtagtaaatattaagtacaatatattatatttttattacttattatattatcttctacaaattacaatcccGTGGACCAATGTGCAgtgttttatgtatatttttgacgatagtgttatttataataatttcataaggTTGTTTGTTGTACCCACAGACGAAGAAGTAAATCCATTGTGATTTATCTGCTGGAAGCCGCTGCTATTtggttttgatttaaaatttgaattgaatttttatcaaacattttcagTCTTTTAACGGTTGTCTTAAACAATACTCAATAATATGTAGGTTGTTAGCAATATGAAAAATTGAGCACGATTCTTGTGTCTCactgatttttctttttattgataGTTCTACtataaattttgatttgaaGTATGTGTATACTTGAGGTATGATTTTCCAGCAGCATCTTGATGCTGGCCATAGACTGGAGCAATAGTTTACGGCAGATTCCTGGGCATGGGTATCTGTACCTTTCGGGGAAACATTTTACGACATGGGTTATATCCCATTTTACTAACATAGACAAATTGATGTTCTGAATAATCCATTTTAcgctgttatttttaatattagaatgaattaatctattttcaaattaaaaggTAAAATTTAGGGCCCCATATAGGCGTTatgatatttaagtttaaaacaagtaatgaacattttataatttaaaatattcgtttCAAAATTactgttgaataatataatatattgttgccTGAAATCTTGACATGTTCTTAAATTTTAGAGGCCCGTGCCCAATTATCTCTCATCACAAAATTCTTAGAACAATCATTAGAACTATTAAATTAACACAAAAATGATTAGATTAATATGGATTAGGTATTCATTAGTACACATCtgattttgtcataaatacatctaagtaaatgtataatatataataagtatatttgtaacgaaaaaaaaattggaagaaTACATGTGTCATGTGTAGATAGATTGATTGTTCATGAACTCAATTCATCAGAATTAGGTATTCAGGCGTTATTTTATTGCATgccgtttatttttttttagttgtttattGTTGTGTTTTAAAGTTGCGATTTTTAGATTGATATGATGAGTGAGGGTGTCATTTTtcggaatatattttttaacagacaatttgttatttactaATGAGTATCCAATTAATAATCTCGTATGACTTATGATTGCAGTGTTAACATCTTATTAAAATGCCACCCAATTCCGTTGTAAAAACATCCCTAATTGTTGGTGGATTAACATTTCTGGGTTTTATGGCTGGAGGAAGACTTGGTTCTATGTTTGGTAAGATTCCTTACTTGTACAGATtagatttatttactatatgtacatacaaaaattatagaaagaTGACAGTGCCTTATACTTGTATTGATTTATAGatcatttagattttagatacaAAATATGAGTTATGaagtgttttaatgttttgtttattttaggaGCAGTTATTGGAACAGTTGTTTGTTCAATGTTAAACATAGACGAACCACCAACAGGATTTCAAGACCCTCGGCCTCGAGATGAAAATCCTCGCTTTACACCTTATCCCCGTCCAAGCAATACAAAtcggaataataaaaataaagtcaataaatctaaaagtacaaaattatatttaaatgtataatagatttttattataaatacaatattttgttttgtttatagatGAACCGTGTGAACtatcaaaatgttcaatatgtCTTGAACCGTTTAAAGcttcaattgtattattaccaTGTTCACATATGTGTTTTTGTGATGAATGTtttgaaaaagtgaaaaaaaaaagggttaCTAATTGTCCAATTTGCAGAGaaaatattgatgattttaTGGATGTGTATCCTTCATAAGCAGTATTCTAACCAATCAAAtttgatagtaatttttttaaaacaataaaactgtaatattgttttaatttgtgaatgatcttattttttaaatacttgttaTATTTATCTGACAAATGtaatgtacttaaataatataattttaacttttattaatgaACACTtttaactatgtaaaaaaaaaactcaaataattattaattaataataattgataagggaagtaaaaatgttttctttttaattttattataatgatgtgtttacatataatataatgtattcaatataataattatcaatattaaagatacaagTAGAGTAAATTTACTGACTTATGAACTAAGGAGCCTATTAAATGCattgttttagtatttaataagcATCTTTTTCATGGTGAAATTATagtcttaaaatatttggtgaTTTTTGccattttagtacctatttatagtaaaaaattggGGGGTATTATGCAGCGTACTGAGAACAATAAGAGATTTTCTTACATGACACTGTATAAGTCACTATTGCAAGTGCTTCAAGTCATCTAGTGAACTATACACTGTTCAGCGAGAGAATGCACCAACTCTGCGCATCTCTccgcgataatattattatcattttctatgtataataaaatgttcaaagtattatgacttgttttgagctatttagacatttaaaattttttttttacaatacagttggctgtaaaatattaaagatacataggcatgtttttttttttaaagcatttaaagttaaaattttgcaaatttgaaattacattgtagttcaaaatttttaaaatattcaattgaagaattgaaaatttaaacaaggttccacatataGTTAATAGTGTTTATGctattaccaaaaaatctaattatataaaaacttttttttcttgacatttaaggttcaaatttaatatcataaaatatactgagTAGgtagttagtaatattataggctgccagaccgtcttcactcagaatcgtttttcgtataccattattttgtatcattgaatttaaatttaacacatctgcTACACTGTAGCGGCTACAGCTACGTCAGTAGACCCTAACAGAAAGTTACCCACTTaccagattttttttctttttaaatcttatgGTTTTCACTGACCCCTCGCCAATGAGGaccatacaaatataaaatgttacaataattaatatagctaATGTGTAAATAAACAACCTGCAAAAAATATCTATGGtagataaaaattgatttgttcaatcctcatattatatacctattattcttgttttagattctgagctgaccgatgaatgtacttatttataaaacaatgttgatgtgtgttaaattaatgttttatttatatttgtctctaggtacatatattgtgtaaataatgcttcgatttctgACTTCATTAACTTTTCTGGTGCGAAAATGAATGAAGTTGGTTAGAATATCACCAACTTGATTAATTTTTGCAGATTTAcgatagaacaatattatctttataatagcataatatctctcaatagtataataatttcaagtttcggaaaataaaatataatttaataataatatactattttcctGAAACGCACTCCCTGaatctttattttatcaaaatatttagttgatACCTAATCGTTGAGGTATTTTCGACAGTCTAGAAAACACTGATGTCTTATGAATATCACtacccaataaaaaaaaaaaacagcataCCTAAcaacacaattaatttaaaataactatcaaAATCAATAAGGGATATGTTAGGTGGGCTAAGATATCTCCCCAAGACTCTAGATTACTCTGGAGTAAGgtcttaacattatttttacgttattataatactacgtaATATAtcataagaataattaatttaaactgataattatttttttgatacaatttatttctaattattcaAGTGTCAAGAAtgcaaaatattacaataattcacagtttattttaaataattatatacacaacaAAACATCATTTTaagcacaataataatttacatatacagacttaaactaaacaattatacaaataaagtaactttaaaataaattaaaaaaaaatatatgtatatatatatatatataaatatataattaatggcaaaatgaaaaatgtttatctagATTATAGATTCTTGCCCAAATTCTATAGATTTGTGCATTTGAGATCTTATACAAGAcacgtagaaaaaaaaacgtacgtgcatattataaaatactactcGTTTAGTGAGTtacattagtttatatttaagtacacTTGACTaaagtgaataaatatttaaaaatttattttaggttttaaatTACCCTGTGGAAAAAACTTacgttcaaatataataaacgaaagTACATTATACACTTTTAATATAACGGCGATACGTTTggcaaacaatataatattttgcacaaaagaaaaactaaaatttatttttttaaattataaatgctttTGGTAACTAAACAAATGGGAAAtgcataatagaaaaatattttggcctATGTTGGTTGTTGGTACACTTTCAACAAAGCCCATATGTAACTACTAATAGCGTTAacacaatgaaataaaatataatatgataaattaattgattttgaatttaGGGAAATAATTAACCATTTACTTGATTTCTTGctttaaactattaataattaacacgagccaaaatatttttctagttttaattataattggccaatgacaattttaaaattgaaacaaatgcCAGTTAAGGtaaggtacattaaaatatttaaagtctaAACCTAAAGCGAGGATAGTTGCCAGAAGAAATAAATCAtaagttaaatacaaaaaataaaataaaattaatgggtattattaaacaactataAAATAGATATCTAATTAGGTGTCAAGTGAATTTATGGTATTCAAGTTAATTAAGTGatgctttaaaataataaaacttttaatatttcaaatgtgtGACTTTTGTGCAAAAAAAGTAGTAAGGATGGGCTGAAAATGtcatgacttatgagttatttgCGTGaattctaaaatttaaagttcaaataaaaattgtgttaacCAAATTTATGTTTCTTCTATACATGTTAAATTCAATGTCATATAATAAAggaaaaagttttcaaaaatatcttagTTTAGTTTGAAAGAAATGTTGAACATTGTTATAAAACTGTATTAATCTTCAATGAAATAGCgccatatttaaataaatttgcttAATGAGAtacaagttatatatttttcattattttttatcttgaattttaaaaaatataaatcgagACATGTTGTATGCTATCTAcagaataatgattaattacttaatatttttccatcatattattttatacccttCACCtgggcatattatattaaacatacactGATTATTGCTTAGAAATTGTAAAGTACttgacttataatatttaattctatgGTGTGCTACCAAATCTCACTCATACATTATGTTTacatgtgttttattttttaacacacaGAAGTTTAATACTTTGGCGCACGAAAGTGTTAagactttttattttcaattgtacaaaaatcaataaactCGTAATAGTAGaagtcttattttatttatctactaTCTAGGTAGTAAAATTATGGGTGTTAAAAAAATCGGATATTATTTACTCAAGTCTATTACAGTAATGTAGTCTAGAGATCAATcaatatttgacaaatatttttttttacaagccaTTATagaagattatttttaaagaatatcaattaacatacaatttaaaaagtaaaactagTAATTCTTTAAAAGATAGCACATTACCAATTGTTCAacagtatacaaaatatactgatgaaaaaattgaataaactatAGTAGAAAAATTTTAGTACTGCCTTGGTGTTATAAAGAACCCCAATATAAAATTGCTATGGTGAATCATGACACCTaacttaaaactatttactatcAGAGGAGTAATTcacatacaaaaaaacaaaaacaaaaatactatgtAAAAATGGTATcacaatattgtgtttattgaataatttattttaatactcggTTGCCTTTATtgctatgtataaaaattgagGGACGGAGTCGAGTATGTATTAACTACtccaatataattttgtataaattaacatttcacAATAGACAGTAATGTGTGAtcgaaaacttgaaaatattttctaacttTTATGTTGAAATCATGTAAGGTAGGTAATGggttaatttaatgttatactgcatattatgttattagacAATGacgaaatgataaaaataaactaagatgATAACTAACACAATGCGTTTAAGGTAATCTATTCTGAATTCTGGAAATGTATTGAATAGTACAAAAATatctgtattattaattaatattaagaaatactGTTTGgttacaattaataacaaaatattacatacagtaagaaaataaaatacatgaatacATGATATACAGGATAAATGGGTAATACACCAAGCATGCCGCCATTTCCAGAGAGAATATTTTCTATACCATTGAAGGAATGTCTTGTGGTGATTccagcttttatttttttataaaatttgaacactaTCCTGTAAATTGTTGagtagatgatttttttttaaaaactattcgttacagaaatcaaaattcaaactagtttttgaattataaaacacAGTGTACTACAATTATAGATTTGGAATATAtgatttgaaaactataataattcatatcaatctataattttatactttgtaaaatagtcatagtataataagtactaGAAACTAGGTTAAATATTTCATCAACTTTCtagtttttcaaaacaattttaaaggaTGTTAACCtgagtaattaaatttaaagaatacataaactttttgttcaaattttaatttagctacattcaaaatgttttaaaaaatcatttgcctataatttaaaattaaacacgttgtctcttttgaaaaaaataagtttatatcaCCAAGGGACActcattaaatagtaaataaatcttaattaaatgtcaaaaaaacagaatttgtatacatttaatacttcAGGAAAATGGTAGCGAGAGCATGCTAGCAATCAttctgtatataatttatgtaaattattgtatgaaactttatataattatatctcaTACCTCTCGAgtctatatcaaataattaatataagttgaa
This is a stretch of genomic DNA from Acyrthosiphon pisum isolate AL4f chromosome A3, pea_aphid_22Mar2018_4r6ur, whole genome shotgun sequence. It encodes these proteins:
- the LOC100161689 gene encoding syntaxin-17; this translates as MAESSSLWTTKQRIRHLDLPIKNFVENAIPYQVETLKTLKSNLAKQRRLENRSSMRQLQMKASQSIRRARALLREMETLRNQVADVDLQTFDNSMNPSKQLILEAIDMFRNEDLNEYKSSAVPEETYKDNTEQLEIENQKRMFLISIEEEKQKQEKMLAIESDVKNVEKDIQGIQDLFRDLSKLVNEQKEDVEKIDAHVETTHENVIQAEQSLRKAAKLKKMSYPLIGAVVGSCVGGPLGCLAGAKVGVFATVTCFVLGFTGGKVLKDKSNAVEETENTTNDLVNQTVKSHTE
- the LOC100163708 gene encoding cell growth regulator with RING finger domain protein 1 produces the protein MPPNSVVKTSLIVGGLTFLGFMAGGRLGSMFGAVIGTVVCSMLNIDEPPTGFQDPRPRDENPRFTPYPRPSNTNRNNKNKVNKSKNEPCELSKCSICLEPFKASIVLLPCSHMCFCDECFEKVKKKRVTNCPICRENIDDFMDVYPS